In Felis catus isolate Fca126 chromosome C2, F.catus_Fca126_mat1.0, whole genome shotgun sequence, a single window of DNA contains:
- the LOC101099651 gene encoding zinc finger protein with KRAB and SCAN domains 7 isoform X2 → MVTSLDALVTMKVSTPAQEQEIHLEETTALGTSEEFLPTSPLSEGSAPEAHLEPPQDPGTYLLHNGHSGQCASQVPAVSQAGKSGDQAAATVLRMVRPQGSAAYEFLSVDYTERKWKGPALSQRAVYRSLMPENYRRVASLANETRMECPDLPAKQEVSKGLGSSDGTSGGLCGVVSGEPEARTVCEGALEKLEGQPSDEEGSRLESDFFKLTHKDKGKSTKDGCDEYKDPNLSSSATEHQRVLKGQKFYQCDECGKAFNRNSHFIGHQRIHTGEKPYECNECGKTFRQTSQLIVHLRTHTGEKPYECSECGKTYRHSSHLIQHQRLHNGEKPYKCNECAKAFTQSSQLIDHQRTHTGEKPYECSECGEAFIRSKSLVRHQVLHTGKKPYKCGECGKAFCSNRNLTDHQRIHTGEKPYECNECGKAFSRSKCLIRHQSLHTGEKPYKCSECGKAFNQNSQLVDHERIHTGEKPFECNECGKAFGLSKCLIRHQRLHTGEKPYKCNECGKSFNQNSHLIIHQRIHTGEKPYECNECGKVFSYSSSLMVHQRTHTGEKPYKCSDCGKAFSDSSQLIVHQRVHTGEKPYECIECGKAFSQRSTFNHHQRTHIGDKHSGLARSVS, encoded by the exons ATGGTGACTAGCCTAGACGCTCTGGTTACAATGAAG GTTTCAACTCCTGCACAGGAACAGGAAATACATTTGGAGGAGACCACAGCCCTGGGCACATCAGAAGAATTTCTTCCTACCTCGCCCCTCAGTGAGGGTTCAGCCCCTGAAGCCCACCTGGAGCCTCCTCAGGACCCAGGGACATACCTCCTCCACAATGGGCACTCTG GTCAGTGTGCTTCCCAGGTGCCTGCCGTTTCCCAAGCTGGGAAGTCAGGAGACCAGGCAGCAGCAACTGTGCTTCGGATGGTCAGGCCCCAG GGTTCTGCAGCGTACGAGTTCCTGTCTGTGGACTATACCGAGAGGAAGTGGAAAGGTCCGGCACTCAGTCAGAGAGCCGTGTACCGGAGCCTCATGCCGGAAAATTATCGCAGAGTGGCCTCATTGG CAAATGAGACTAGGATGGAGTGTCCGGATTTGCCTGCAAAGCAGGAAGTTTCTAAAGGACTGGGGTCATCTGATGGGACATCAGGAGGCCTCTGTGGGGTGGTTTCTGGAGAACCAGAGGCACGAACTGTCTGTGAAGGTGCTTTAGAGAAGCTGGAAGGGCAACCCTCAGATGAGGAAGGGAGCAGACTGGAAAGTGATTTCTTCAAACTAACACACAAGGATAAAGGTAAATCCACAAAAGATGGATGTGATGAATATAAGGATCCAAATCTGTCCTCTAGTGCTACAGAACATCAGAGAGTTCTCAAGGGACAGAAATTTTACCAGTGTGATGAATGTGGTAAAGCTTTCAATCGGAATTCGCACTTCATTGGGCACCAGAgaatccatactggagagaaaccctatgagtgTAATGAGTGTGGGAAGACTTTCAGGCAGACCTCTCAGCTCATAGTTCATCTCAGAACCCATACAGGGGAAAAACCCTATGAGTGCAGTGAGTGTGGAAAGACTTACCGACACAGCTCCCATCTTATTCAACACCAGAGACTCCATAATGGCGAGAAACCATATAAATGCAATGAATGTGCTAAAGCCTTCACTCAGAGTTCCCAACTAATTGACCACCAGAGAAcccatactggagagaaaccttatgaatgcaGTGAGTGTGGTGAGGCCTTTATTCGGAGTAAAAGTCTCGTTCGACATCAGGTACTTCATACTGGTAAGAAACCTTACAAGTGTggtgaatgtgggaaagctttcTGTTCTAATAGAAATCTTACTGATCATCAGAGAATCCATACTGGCGAAAAGCCTTATGAGTGTAatgaatgtggcaaggccttcaGTCGGAGTAAATGTCTTATTCGACATCAGAGTCTCCACACTGGGGAAAAACCATACAAAtgtagtgaatgtgggaaagcctttaatCAGAACTCTCAACTTGTTGATCATGAGcgaattcatactggagaaaaaccttttgaatgtaatgaatgtggtaAGGCATTCGGTCTCAGTAAATGTCTTATTCGACATCAGAGACTTCACACAGGTGAAAAGCCCTATAAATGCAACGAGTGTGGAAAATCCTTCAATCAAAACTCACACCTCATTATACACCAAAGAATTCACACTGGTGAGAAGCCTTATGAATGTAATGAGTGTGGGAAGGTCTTTAGTTATAGCTCCAGTCTCATGGTACATCAAAGAACCCATACTGGGgagaaaccctataaatgtaGTGattgtgggaaagcctttagtgACAGCTCACAGCTCATTGTACAtcagagagttcacactggagagaagccctaCGAGTGTAttgagtgtgggaaagcctttagtcAGCGTTCCACTTTCAATCACCACCAGCGAACTCACATCGGAGACAAACATTCAGGTCTGGCTCGCTCAGTTTCTTAA
- the LOC101099651 gene encoding zinc finger protein with KRAB and SCAN domains 7 isoform X12: protein MATQGRGTLGLIPRGAVLQKQEWRQTMKQEPGSQTWGQACNLQKNHPPVCEIFRLHFRQLCYHEMSGPQEALSRLRELCHWWLMPEVHTKEQILELLVLEQFLTILPGELRTWVQLHQPENGEEAVAVVEDFQRHLSGPGEVSTPAQEQEIHLEETTALGTSEEFLPTSPLSEGSAPEAHLEPPQDPGTYLLHNGHSGQCASQVPAVSQAGKSGDQAAATVLRMVRPQGSAAYEFLSVDYTERKWKGPALSQRAVYRSLMPENYRRVASLANETRMECPDLPAKQEVSKGLGSSDGTSGGLCGVVSGEPEARTVCEGALEKLEGQPSDEEGSRLESDFFKLTHKDKETP from the exons ATGGCCACCCAAGGCAGGGGAACTTTAGGCCTCATCCCTAGGGGTGCGGTTCTGCAGAAGCAGGAGTGGCGCCAGACCATGAAGCAGGAGCCAGGGAGCCAGACCTGGGGTCAGGCCTGCAATCTCCAAAAGAACCACCCTCCTGTCTGTGAAATTTTCCGGCTCCACTTCAGACAGTTATGTTACCATGAGATGTCTGGGCCTCAGGAGGCACTGAGCCGGCTCCGGGAGCTCTGCCACTGGTGGCTCATGCCAGAGGTACACACTAAGGAGCAGATTCTGGAGCTGCTGGTGCTGGAGCAGTTCCTGACCATTCTGCCTGGGGAGCTGCGGACCTGGGTGCAGCTGCATCAACCTGAGAATGGTGAGGAGGCTGTGGCTGTGGTGGAGGATTTCCAGAGACACCTCAGTGGACCAGGAGAG GTTTCAACTCCTGCACAGGAACAGGAAATACATTTGGAGGAGACCACAGCCCTGGGCACATCAGAAGAATTTCTTCCTACCTCGCCCCTCAGTGAGGGTTCAGCCCCTGAAGCCCACCTGGAGCCTCCTCAGGACCCAGGGACATACCTCCTCCACAATGGGCACTCTG GTCAGTGTGCTTCCCAGGTGCCTGCCGTTTCCCAAGCTGGGAAGTCAGGAGACCAGGCAGCAGCAACTGTGCTTCGGATGGTCAGGCCCCAG GGTTCTGCAGCGTACGAGTTCCTGTCTGTGGACTATACCGAGAGGAAGTGGAAAGGTCCGGCACTCAGTCAGAGAGCCGTGTACCGGAGCCTCATGCCGGAAAATTATCGCAGAGTGGCCTCATTGG CAAATGAGACTAGGATGGAGTGTCCGGATTTGCCTGCAAAGCAGGAAGTTTCTAAAGGACTGGGGTCATCTGATGGGACATCAGGAGGCCTCTGTGGGGTGGTTTCTGGAGAACCAGAGGCACGAACTGTCTGTGAAGGTGCTTTAGAGAAGCTGGAAGGGCAACCCTCAGATGAGGAAGGGAGCAGACTGGAAAGTGATTTCTTCAAACTAACACACAAGGATAAAG AGACTCCATAA
- the LOC101099651 gene encoding zinc finger protein with KRAB and SCAN domains 7 isoform X1, producing MATQGRGTLGLIPRGAVLQKQEWRQTMKQEPGSQTWGQACNLQKNHPPVCEIFRLHFRQLCYHEMSGPQEALSRLRELCHWWLMPEVHTKEQILELLVLEQFLTILPGELRTWVQLHQPENGEEAVAVVEDFQRHLSGPGEVSTPAQEQEIHLEETTALGTSEEFLPTSPLSEGSAPEAHLEPPQDPGTYLLHNGHSGQCASQVPAVSQAGKSGDQAAATVLRMVRPQGSAAYEFLSVDYTERKWKGPALSQRAVYRSLMPENYRRVASLANETRMECPDLPAKQEVSKGLGSSDGTSGGLCGVVSGEPEARTVCEGALEKLEGQPSDEEGSRLESDFFKLTHKDKGKSTKDGCDEYKDPNLSSSATEHQRVLKGQKFYQCDECGKAFNRNSHFIGHQRIHTGEKPYECNECGKTFRQTSQLIVHLRTHTGEKPYECSECGKTYRHSSHLIQHQRLHNGEKPYKCNECAKAFTQSSQLIDHQRTHTGEKPYECSECGEAFIRSKSLVRHQVLHTGKKPYKCGECGKAFCSNRNLTDHQRIHTGEKPYECNECGKAFSRSKCLIRHQSLHTGEKPYKCSECGKAFNQNSQLVDHERIHTGEKPFECNECGKAFGLSKCLIRHQRLHTGEKPYKCNECGKSFNQNSHLIIHQRIHTGEKPYECNECGKVFSYSSSLMVHQRTHTGEKPYKCSDCGKAFSDSSQLIVHQRVHTGEKPYECIECGKAFSQRSTFNHHQRTHIGDKHSGLARSVS from the exons ATGGCCACCCAAGGCAGGGGAACTTTAGGCCTCATCCCTAGGGGTGCGGTTCTGCAGAAGCAGGAGTGGCGCCAGACCATGAAGCAGGAGCCAGGGAGCCAGACCTGGGGTCAGGCCTGCAATCTCCAAAAGAACCACCCTCCTGTCTGTGAAATTTTCCGGCTCCACTTCAGACAGTTATGTTACCATGAGATGTCTGGGCCTCAGGAGGCACTGAGCCGGCTCCGGGAGCTCTGCCACTGGTGGCTCATGCCAGAGGTACACACTAAGGAGCAGATTCTGGAGCTGCTGGTGCTGGAGCAGTTCCTGACCATTCTGCCTGGGGAGCTGCGGACCTGGGTGCAGCTGCATCAACCTGAGAATGGTGAGGAGGCTGTGGCTGTGGTGGAGGATTTCCAGAGACACCTCAGTGGACCAGGAGAG GTTTCAACTCCTGCACAGGAACAGGAAATACATTTGGAGGAGACCACAGCCCTGGGCACATCAGAAGAATTTCTTCCTACCTCGCCCCTCAGTGAGGGTTCAGCCCCTGAAGCCCACCTGGAGCCTCCTCAGGACCCAGGGACATACCTCCTCCACAATGGGCACTCTG GTCAGTGTGCTTCCCAGGTGCCTGCCGTTTCCCAAGCTGGGAAGTCAGGAGACCAGGCAGCAGCAACTGTGCTTCGGATGGTCAGGCCCCAG GGTTCTGCAGCGTACGAGTTCCTGTCTGTGGACTATACCGAGAGGAAGTGGAAAGGTCCGGCACTCAGTCAGAGAGCCGTGTACCGGAGCCTCATGCCGGAAAATTATCGCAGAGTGGCCTCATTGG CAAATGAGACTAGGATGGAGTGTCCGGATTTGCCTGCAAAGCAGGAAGTTTCTAAAGGACTGGGGTCATCTGATGGGACATCAGGAGGCCTCTGTGGGGTGGTTTCTGGAGAACCAGAGGCACGAACTGTCTGTGAAGGTGCTTTAGAGAAGCTGGAAGGGCAACCCTCAGATGAGGAAGGGAGCAGACTGGAAAGTGATTTCTTCAAACTAACACACAAGGATAAAGGTAAATCCACAAAAGATGGATGTGATGAATATAAGGATCCAAATCTGTCCTCTAGTGCTACAGAACATCAGAGAGTTCTCAAGGGACAGAAATTTTACCAGTGTGATGAATGTGGTAAAGCTTTCAATCGGAATTCGCACTTCATTGGGCACCAGAgaatccatactggagagaaaccctatgagtgTAATGAGTGTGGGAAGACTTTCAGGCAGACCTCTCAGCTCATAGTTCATCTCAGAACCCATACAGGGGAAAAACCCTATGAGTGCAGTGAGTGTGGAAAGACTTACCGACACAGCTCCCATCTTATTCAACACCAGAGACTCCATAATGGCGAGAAACCATATAAATGCAATGAATGTGCTAAAGCCTTCACTCAGAGTTCCCAACTAATTGACCACCAGAGAAcccatactggagagaaaccttatgaatgcaGTGAGTGTGGTGAGGCCTTTATTCGGAGTAAAAGTCTCGTTCGACATCAGGTACTTCATACTGGTAAGAAACCTTACAAGTGTggtgaatgtgggaaagctttcTGTTCTAATAGAAATCTTACTGATCATCAGAGAATCCATACTGGCGAAAAGCCTTATGAGTGTAatgaatgtggcaaggccttcaGTCGGAGTAAATGTCTTATTCGACATCAGAGTCTCCACACTGGGGAAAAACCATACAAAtgtagtgaatgtgggaaagcctttaatCAGAACTCTCAACTTGTTGATCATGAGcgaattcatactggagaaaaaccttttgaatgtaatgaatgtggtaAGGCATTCGGTCTCAGTAAATGTCTTATTCGACATCAGAGACTTCACACAGGTGAAAAGCCCTATAAATGCAACGAGTGTGGAAAATCCTTCAATCAAAACTCACACCTCATTATACACCAAAGAATTCACACTGGTGAGAAGCCTTATGAATGTAATGAGTGTGGGAAGGTCTTTAGTTATAGCTCCAGTCTCATGGTACATCAAAGAACCCATACTGGGgagaaaccctataaatgtaGTGattgtgggaaagcctttagtgACAGCTCACAGCTCATTGTACAtcagagagttcacactggagagaagccctaCGAGTGTAttgagtgtgggaaagcctttagtcAGCGTTCCACTTTCAATCACCACCAGCGAACTCACATCGGAGACAAACATTCAGGTCTGGCTCGCTCAGTTTCTTAA
- the LOC101099651 gene encoding zinc finger protein with KRAB and SCAN domains 7 isoform X6 → MATQGRGTLGLIPRGAVLQKQEWRQTMKQEPGSQTWGQACNLQKNHPPVCEIFRLHFRQLCYHEMSGPQEALSRLRELCHWWLMPEVHTKEQILELLVLEQFLTILPGELRTWVQLHQPENGEEAVAVVEDFQRHLSGPGEVSTPAQEQEIHLEETTALGTSEEFLPTSPLSEGSAPEAHLEPPQDPGTYLLHNGHSGQCASQVPAVSQAGKSGDQAAATVLRMVRPQGSAAYEFLSVDYTERKWKGPALSQRAVYRSLMPENYRRVASLANETRMECPDLPAKQEVSKGLGSSDGTSGGLCGVVSGEPEARTVCEGALEKLEGQPSDEEGSRLESDFFKLTHKDKGKSTKDGCDEYKDPNLSSSATEHQRVLKGQKFYQCDECGKAFNRNSHFIGHQRIHTGEKPYECNECGKTFRQTSQLIVHLRTHTGEKPYECSECGKTYRHSSHLIQHQRLHNGEKPYKCNECAKAFTQSSQLIDHQRTHTGEKPYECSECGEAFIRSKSLVRHQVLHTVIQHPIRNFHTKLKEEIRQDLCWADLWSEAVCAGQMVKLGLRRC, encoded by the exons ATGGCCACCCAAGGCAGGGGAACTTTAGGCCTCATCCCTAGGGGTGCGGTTCTGCAGAAGCAGGAGTGGCGCCAGACCATGAAGCAGGAGCCAGGGAGCCAGACCTGGGGTCAGGCCTGCAATCTCCAAAAGAACCACCCTCCTGTCTGTGAAATTTTCCGGCTCCACTTCAGACAGTTATGTTACCATGAGATGTCTGGGCCTCAGGAGGCACTGAGCCGGCTCCGGGAGCTCTGCCACTGGTGGCTCATGCCAGAGGTACACACTAAGGAGCAGATTCTGGAGCTGCTGGTGCTGGAGCAGTTCCTGACCATTCTGCCTGGGGAGCTGCGGACCTGGGTGCAGCTGCATCAACCTGAGAATGGTGAGGAGGCTGTGGCTGTGGTGGAGGATTTCCAGAGACACCTCAGTGGACCAGGAGAG GTTTCAACTCCTGCACAGGAACAGGAAATACATTTGGAGGAGACCACAGCCCTGGGCACATCAGAAGAATTTCTTCCTACCTCGCCCCTCAGTGAGGGTTCAGCCCCTGAAGCCCACCTGGAGCCTCCTCAGGACCCAGGGACATACCTCCTCCACAATGGGCACTCTG GTCAGTGTGCTTCCCAGGTGCCTGCCGTTTCCCAAGCTGGGAAGTCAGGAGACCAGGCAGCAGCAACTGTGCTTCGGATGGTCAGGCCCCAG GGTTCTGCAGCGTACGAGTTCCTGTCTGTGGACTATACCGAGAGGAAGTGGAAAGGTCCGGCACTCAGTCAGAGAGCCGTGTACCGGAGCCTCATGCCGGAAAATTATCGCAGAGTGGCCTCATTGG CAAATGAGACTAGGATGGAGTGTCCGGATTTGCCTGCAAAGCAGGAAGTTTCTAAAGGACTGGGGTCATCTGATGGGACATCAGGAGGCCTCTGTGGGGTGGTTTCTGGAGAACCAGAGGCACGAACTGTCTGTGAAGGTGCTTTAGAGAAGCTGGAAGGGCAACCCTCAGATGAGGAAGGGAGCAGACTGGAAAGTGATTTCTTCAAACTAACACACAAGGATAAAGGTAAATCCACAAAAGATGGATGTGATGAATATAAGGATCCAAATCTGTCCTCTAGTGCTACAGAACATCAGAGAGTTCTCAAGGGACAGAAATTTTACCAGTGTGATGAATGTGGTAAAGCTTTCAATCGGAATTCGCACTTCATTGGGCACCAGAgaatccatactggagagaaaccctatgagtgTAATGAGTGTGGGAAGACTTTCAGGCAGACCTCTCAGCTCATAGTTCATCTCAGAACCCATACAGGGGAAAAACCCTATGAGTGCAGTGAGTGTGGAAAGACTTACCGACACAGCTCCCATCTTATTCAACACCAGAGACTCCATAATGGCGAGAAACCATATAAATGCAATGAATGTGCTAAAGCCTTCACTCAGAGTTCCCAACTAATTGACCACCAGAGAAcccatactggagagaaaccttatgaatgcaGTGAGTGTGGTGAGGCCTTTATTCGGAGTAAAAGTCTCGTTCGACATCAGGTACTTCATACTG
- the LOC101099651 gene encoding zinc finger protein with KRAB and SCAN domains 7 isoform X7, producing MATQGRGTLGLIPRGAVLQKQEWRQTMKQEPGSQTWGQACNLQKNHPPVCEIFRLHFRQLCYHEMSGPQEALSRLRELCHWWLMPEVHTKEQILELLVLEQFLTILPGELRTWVQLHQPENGEEAVAVVEDFQRHLSGPGEVSTPAQEQEIHLEETTALGTSEEFLPTSPLSEGSAPEAHLEPPQDPGTYLLHNGHSGQCASQVPAVSQAGKSGDQAAATVLRMVRPQGSAAYEFLSVDYTERKWKGPALSQRAVYRSLMPENYRRVASLANETRMECPDLPAKQEVSKGLGSSDGTSGGLCGVVSGEPEARTVCEGALEKLEGQPSDEEGSRLESDFFKLTHKDKGKSTKDGCDEYKDPNLSSSATEHQRVLKGQKFYQCDECGKAFNRNSHFIGHQRIHTGEKPYECNECGKTFRQTSQLIVHLRTHTGEKPYECSECGKTYRHSSHLIQHQRLHNGEKPYKCNECAKAFTQSSQLIDHQRTHTGEKPYECSECGEAFIRSKSLVRHQVLHTDGETGTEEVLIPKYHS from the exons ATGGCCACCCAAGGCAGGGGAACTTTAGGCCTCATCCCTAGGGGTGCGGTTCTGCAGAAGCAGGAGTGGCGCCAGACCATGAAGCAGGAGCCAGGGAGCCAGACCTGGGGTCAGGCCTGCAATCTCCAAAAGAACCACCCTCCTGTCTGTGAAATTTTCCGGCTCCACTTCAGACAGTTATGTTACCATGAGATGTCTGGGCCTCAGGAGGCACTGAGCCGGCTCCGGGAGCTCTGCCACTGGTGGCTCATGCCAGAGGTACACACTAAGGAGCAGATTCTGGAGCTGCTGGTGCTGGAGCAGTTCCTGACCATTCTGCCTGGGGAGCTGCGGACCTGGGTGCAGCTGCATCAACCTGAGAATGGTGAGGAGGCTGTGGCTGTGGTGGAGGATTTCCAGAGACACCTCAGTGGACCAGGAGAG GTTTCAACTCCTGCACAGGAACAGGAAATACATTTGGAGGAGACCACAGCCCTGGGCACATCAGAAGAATTTCTTCCTACCTCGCCCCTCAGTGAGGGTTCAGCCCCTGAAGCCCACCTGGAGCCTCCTCAGGACCCAGGGACATACCTCCTCCACAATGGGCACTCTG GTCAGTGTGCTTCCCAGGTGCCTGCCGTTTCCCAAGCTGGGAAGTCAGGAGACCAGGCAGCAGCAACTGTGCTTCGGATGGTCAGGCCCCAG GGTTCTGCAGCGTACGAGTTCCTGTCTGTGGACTATACCGAGAGGAAGTGGAAAGGTCCGGCACTCAGTCAGAGAGCCGTGTACCGGAGCCTCATGCCGGAAAATTATCGCAGAGTGGCCTCATTGG CAAATGAGACTAGGATGGAGTGTCCGGATTTGCCTGCAAAGCAGGAAGTTTCTAAAGGACTGGGGTCATCTGATGGGACATCAGGAGGCCTCTGTGGGGTGGTTTCTGGAGAACCAGAGGCACGAACTGTCTGTGAAGGTGCTTTAGAGAAGCTGGAAGGGCAACCCTCAGATGAGGAAGGGAGCAGACTGGAAAGTGATTTCTTCAAACTAACACACAAGGATAAAGGTAAATCCACAAAAGATGGATGTGATGAATATAAGGATCCAAATCTGTCCTCTAGTGCTACAGAACATCAGAGAGTTCTCAAGGGACAGAAATTTTACCAGTGTGATGAATGTGGTAAAGCTTTCAATCGGAATTCGCACTTCATTGGGCACCAGAgaatccatactggagagaaaccctatgagtgTAATGAGTGTGGGAAGACTTTCAGGCAGACCTCTCAGCTCATAGTTCATCTCAGAACCCATACAGGGGAAAAACCCTATGAGTGCAGTGAGTGTGGAAAGACTTACCGACACAGCTCCCATCTTATTCAACACCAGAGACTCCATAATGGCGAGAAACCATATAAATGCAATGAATGTGCTAAAGCCTTCACTCAGAGTTCCCAACTAATTGACCACCAGAGAAcccatactggagagaaaccttatgaatgcaGTGAGTGTGGTGAGGCCTTTATTCGGAGTAAAAGTCTCGTTCGACATCAGGTACTTCATACTG
- the LOC101099651 gene encoding zinc finger protein with KRAB and SCAN domains 7 isoform X14 gives MATQGRGTLGLIPRGAVLQKQEWRQTMKQEPGSQTWGQACNLQKNHPPVCEIFRLHFRQLCYHEMSGPQEALSRLRELCHWWLMPEVHTKEQILELLVLEQFLTILPGELRTWVQLHQPENGEEAVAVVEDFQRHLSGPGEVSTPAQEQEIHLEETTALGTSEEFLPTSPLSEGSAPEAHLEPPQDPGTYLLHNGHSGQCASQVPAVSQAGKSGDQAAATVLRMVRPQGSAAYEFLSVDYTERKWKGPALSQRAVYRSLMPENYRRVASLDSKGKIELFSFL, from the exons ATGGCCACCCAAGGCAGGGGAACTTTAGGCCTCATCCCTAGGGGTGCGGTTCTGCAGAAGCAGGAGTGGCGCCAGACCATGAAGCAGGAGCCAGGGAGCCAGACCTGGGGTCAGGCCTGCAATCTCCAAAAGAACCACCCTCCTGTCTGTGAAATTTTCCGGCTCCACTTCAGACAGTTATGTTACCATGAGATGTCTGGGCCTCAGGAGGCACTGAGCCGGCTCCGGGAGCTCTGCCACTGGTGGCTCATGCCAGAGGTACACACTAAGGAGCAGATTCTGGAGCTGCTGGTGCTGGAGCAGTTCCTGACCATTCTGCCTGGGGAGCTGCGGACCTGGGTGCAGCTGCATCAACCTGAGAATGGTGAGGAGGCTGTGGCTGTGGTGGAGGATTTCCAGAGACACCTCAGTGGACCAGGAGAG GTTTCAACTCCTGCACAGGAACAGGAAATACATTTGGAGGAGACCACAGCCCTGGGCACATCAGAAGAATTTCTTCCTACCTCGCCCCTCAGTGAGGGTTCAGCCCCTGAAGCCCACCTGGAGCCTCCTCAGGACCCAGGGACATACCTCCTCCACAATGGGCACTCTG GTCAGTGTGCTTCCCAGGTGCCTGCCGTTTCCCAAGCTGGGAAGTCAGGAGACCAGGCAGCAGCAACTGTGCTTCGGATGGTCAGGCCCCAG GGTTCTGCAGCGTACGAGTTCCTGTCTGTGGACTATACCGAGAGGAAGTGGAAAGGTCCGGCACTCAGTCAGAGAGCCGTGTACCGGAGCCTCATGCCGGAAAATTATCGCAGAGTGGCCTCATTGG ACTCCAAAGGAAAGATTGAACTGTTCAGTTTCCTATGA
- the LOC101099651 gene encoding zinc finger protein with KRAB and SCAN domains 7 isoform X8, translating to MPNRLSHSANETRMECPDLPAKQEVSKGLGSSDGTSGGLCGVVSGEPEARTVCEGALEKLEGQPSDEEGSRLESDFFKLTHKDKGKSTKDGCDEYKDPNLSSSATEHQRVLKGQKFYQCDECGKAFNRNSHFIGHQRIHTGEKPYECNECGKTFRQTSQLIVHLRTHTGEKPYECSECGKTYRHSSHLIQHQRLHNGEKPYKCNECAKAFTQSSQLIDHQRTHTGEKPYECSECGEAFIRSKSLVRHQVLHTGKKPYKCGECGKAFCSNRNLTDHQRIHTGEKPYECNECGKAFSRSKCLIRHQSLHTGEKPYKCSECGKAFNQNSQLVDHERIHTGEKPFECNECGKAFGLSKCLIRHQRLHTGEKPYKCNECGKSFNQNSHLIIHQRIHTGEKPYECNECGKVFSYSSSLMVHQRTHTGEKPYKCSDCGKAFSDSSQLIVHQRVHTGEKPYECIECGKAFSQRSTFNHHQRTHIGDKHSGLARSVS from the exons atgcctaaccgactgagccactcag CAAATGAGACTAGGATGGAGTGTCCGGATTTGCCTGCAAAGCAGGAAGTTTCTAAAGGACTGGGGTCATCTGATGGGACATCAGGAGGCCTCTGTGGGGTGGTTTCTGGAGAACCAGAGGCACGAACTGTCTGTGAAGGTGCTTTAGAGAAGCTGGAAGGGCAACCCTCAGATGAGGAAGGGAGCAGACTGGAAAGTGATTTCTTCAAACTAACACACAAGGATAAAGGTAAATCCACAAAAGATGGATGTGATGAATATAAGGATCCAAATCTGTCCTCTAGTGCTACAGAACATCAGAGAGTTCTCAAGGGACAGAAATTTTACCAGTGTGATGAATGTGGTAAAGCTTTCAATCGGAATTCGCACTTCATTGGGCACCAGAgaatccatactggagagaaaccctatgagtgTAATGAGTGTGGGAAGACTTTCAGGCAGACCTCTCAGCTCATAGTTCATCTCAGAACCCATACAGGGGAAAAACCCTATGAGTGCAGTGAGTGTGGAAAGACTTACCGACACAGCTCCCATCTTATTCAACACCAGAGACTCCATAATGGCGAGAAACCATATAAATGCAATGAATGTGCTAAAGCCTTCACTCAGAGTTCCCAACTAATTGACCACCAGAGAAcccatactggagagaaaccttatgaatgcaGTGAGTGTGGTGAGGCCTTTATTCGGAGTAAAAGTCTCGTTCGACATCAGGTACTTCATACTGGTAAGAAACCTTACAAGTGTggtgaatgtgggaaagctttcTGTTCTAATAGAAATCTTACTGATCATCAGAGAATCCATACTGGCGAAAAGCCTTATGAGTGTAatgaatgtggcaaggccttcaGTCGGAGTAAATGTCTTATTCGACATCAGAGTCTCCACACTGGGGAAAAACCATACAAAtgtagtgaatgtgggaaagcctttaatCAGAACTCTCAACTTGTTGATCATGAGcgaattcatactggagaaaaaccttttgaatgtaatgaatgtggtaAGGCATTCGGTCTCAGTAAATGTCTTATTCGACATCAGAGACTTCACACAGGTGAAAAGCCCTATAAATGCAACGAGTGTGGAAAATCCTTCAATCAAAACTCACACCTCATTATACACCAAAGAATTCACACTGGTGAGAAGCCTTATGAATGTAATGAGTGTGGGAAGGTCTTTAGTTATAGCTCCAGTCTCATGGTACATCAAAGAACCCATACTGGGgagaaaccctataaatgtaGTGattgtgggaaagcctttagtgACAGCTCACAGCTCATTGTACAtcagagagttcacactggagagaagccctaCGAGTGTAttgagtgtgggaaagcctttagtcAGCGTTCCACTTTCAATCACCACCAGCGAACTCACATCGGAGACAAACATTCAGGTCTGGCTCGCTCAGTTTCTTAA